The genomic window tgttttatgatgattgagCAGGTTTGTTTTGGTTTTGAGTTGAGAGTTGGTTAAAATTGAGGTTTTGAGGTTTTTGGTAAAAAccgatttttggtgaactttgatggaacataacttgagtctcagttttcaaaatttattgaaATTCACTTTAATTTAAAGTTCATGGAAAAATATTtaaatggatataaagtttgtaggaaatggatttttgtagaggaagttatgatcattcaaagtttggtgtcaaaatctgaattctgtgcctgctgcagaatttgtgatttttggtttgtgtgcgcacgcacagccctgtgtgcACACACCCCTGTGAGTTTTTGAACCTGTGTgcatgcacagccttgtgcgtacacacacatagGGGAAGGCTTACTGATGGGAGCGCTATCACGCCCTGTGCGCACACATAACCAACGAAGTTCtgcaagctgtgcgcacgcacacgttggaaggtgcactctgttgagggcgttTGCATGCCTTGTGCAGATGAACAAAGTTGGAATTTTtactacctgtgcgtacgcacacctctatgcatacACACACATTTTGAAAACCCTtctgggcgtgcgtacgcacacccttgtgcatacgcacatgccctgtttttcaactaaaatcttattttttactgtttcaccttcccaacaagcttgtaaacttctatgatacctatttaagactttttggcttgtttttggaTGTTAACCATAGAGAAGGTCTTGGGTGGAATTATTTGGGTATTACTTTTAAAAGTTAGAGaatggaggtttaggtttctggtgtattgaggaGAGTTTGGTTGAGAGggaaggaagagtagtgaacttggaGATTACTGACAACGAATTGAGAAATTGAGGAACcgatgagttcggaatggaaaatTATGAATTGATGCTGGTTGTGATAAgttgaaaatttggaaaagaaTGATGAGgaaattattggattatatgagagtgtgcggagcctatatctccggcgtagCAGATTTCTTTGCTGCATGAGAAGTTGTTTTCGAGAGTATGCGGAGCTCTACTGCATGAGAAGTTATTGTAGAGAGTGTGCATAGCCTATATGTCCGGCGTAgcagatttctctgctgcatgagaagttgttgttgagagtgtgcgaagcctatatctccggcgtagCAGATTTTTTTGCTGCATGAAtggttgttattgtttccttctctgctgcatgaagtgtgcggggcctatatccctgacGTAGTAAACTCcctactgcatgagtgtgcaaggcACTATATCTCTAGCATAGCAGATTCGCTGCTGCATGAGtatgcagggcactatatctctggcgtggcagaaaaggctacatccaagaggatgtgtcgggttggcatttacggaccaacaagtgatatcacgagccaataggataggcattcatcatatgcacctcttatgtgtttgtttgctttgattacttgagtttgcctaattgtataatatgcctacttgcttcttgaattaattGAGATATATGAATACTACTTGTATTTTACTTGATTGCATTATCTGTGACTGTCTGGTgatgaggaggttaggtaggcggtggcgatgggatcacatggagggtaggttggtgaaggctttGGGAAAGCGGTgactagtattagttagaattcccctaagtttagataaacttgtttattgtttatggtttaagtgaattattttgttttaatcttGAATATTCGtattcgatgtgaagttctaagattgccttcggcgtctcaaagccttacatcttacattattgggcactattaccatactgagaacctccggttctcattccatactttgttgttgttttgcaGTTGCAGGTCGTAATTCACCTCGGTGAAGTTGCGGACATGGTGACAGAGCAGAGTATGGTTTCTTCCTGgcttatttctattttattttgttgtagtactttctctcaccctttgttttagactttatggccttagaggcttacttgagagctaagttgtataagctgttttaactccaaaactctgtatttttctgtttgtgactagtcggcttaaactctgcaagctgcggctagttcccTATGATTATTATACCCCTATATCTATATATGTTCCATTCTTGCATCTATACTTTGTATCTTATgtgttagcttcgtgtgaacgtttcgcgcttttgtaattctgtctttgagcttaatccttcaccGGGCTTCTAGAATATGTTATTTCTATCTATATATagaaatatgtataagccttagaattgttgtaacctttgattaacctttgctttacggctagaggtaaggcttagggtaattagggagTTACAAGTTTCCACCTAAACAATATTACCAATCCATTAAGAGTTTTAACAAATCctcttaatttatttatatagtaCTAAATCCTATATCTTAGTGCTCTAATTGTTAAATAACTTATTATTTCCCATTAAACTTCAAAACCAGTGGTCTATAGAATGAGCTTCGGTTGCCATCATTTAACAACAACAGGTTTTAATCCCATTTTAGAAGTTATCTCTTTAATTCTATCCCTTGACAAACCTTTAGTGAAATGATTTGCTAAATTCCCTTGTGACCTTATATAAGTAATGGTAATTACACCTCCCTCTATTAGCACTACAAGATTCAAGTTGATTTGTgacattttttttcttgtttgtgAGGGGTTTGAAACCCCACCAAAAGGTTAGTGGGAGTTTTCCAAACCTCCAAAATTTGAGGTACCACGAGCTTATTTGTGGCGGTTTTGCAGAAACTCCAAGACATAATTTAATGGCGGTTCTTTGTCTACTTTGTGGGGGGTTTTGAGTTGATTATTTTGGCAGTTTTTGGAAATttttgtggcagtttaaaacccccacaaaaactgaattttcaaaaaaagaaTTTGCTTCAAACTGAACGGTTGCaaacaatttaaaattaaaactaaacctATTTAACAGCTATAAACTACTattattgattgaaaaaattacATCAATCAAACTAAAGATTATTTAACATTAAAGTAATTAGTAATGTACGGACTGAACAGAAATTTAAACAAATTACATCAATCAAATTGGTGTGAAATGAACAACTTAGATTAATCAAATTTAcatatttaaattgaaatttcCACTATTTAATGAAAACAATGGCAGAAAACATATACCAGGCTGAAGCTGAAGCAATGATTGGCAAACAATTTTTTCTCAAATTTATTCTCAGTAACCACATCCTGTCACAGGAAAACAAATATAATAGAGAATAATTATAGGCAATGCCATATTTTGGAAAAGTGACAATGCAAAACAAGTTTCCCATGATAAGGTGGTAAAATGTATAAATTTGCAGTAGCTTGTGTTAAATTACCTTCAATGATTTCTTTAAGCTCTTGTTTTCATTTTAAATATTGTGCAGAATGTTCAACCTGTAGTTAATGCTGCAGCAATGAAGTGTACAAAATGGGTTAAAAATTAAAGGACTTTGATATATTTCTCTACTCTAAATTTTAGGGATGGCAGGATCAAAATGGAAAGAAGTCATGACACCTTTCTGCAGATAGCACAAGATTAGAATCTTTGGTTGATGATTCAGATGAGTGCATAAGATGGTAACTTATAGCCCAACAAATGATCTTTTTCACACCTAGTAAAAAGGAACAGTGGCATAAAATCAGTATTATGGCAGCAAATCTAAAATTTTCATACTTAAATGCTTCATTTGCTTCAAATAAAAATGGGGAGAAAAGGTTAAAAAGAATGCATACTTTTGGTTGTTAGGACTTGATCTTTGATGCAGAGAGTCTCCAGGTCAGAACATTCCAATCCAATTCTGCTGAGaaccgaaaataaaaaaaaaaaaattcacatctTAAGTATAAAAATGGAAACACATGAAATTATTTCTTAGGATTTAAAACAAGATAAAGTATATAGACCTTAGTAcacaatttaaatattgattatTAAATCTGATCAATTGATTATCTAAATAATTTGAGTATACTGAAAGATTAGGcagtgttttaaatttttttgtgacgGTTTAAAATCCCACAAAaactgaatttaaaaaaaaattgcatcaaactaaatggttgcaaacaatttaaaattgaaactaaatatATTTGAAAGCTATAAACTACTattattgattgaaaaaattacATCAATCAAACTAAAGATTATTTAACATTAAAGTAATTAGTAATGTACGGACTGAACAGAAATTTAAACAAATTACATCAATCAAATTGGTGTGAAATGAACAACTTAGATTAATCAAATTTAcatatttaaattgaaatttcCACTATTTAATGAAAACAATGGCAGAAAACATATACCAGGCTGAAGCTGAAGCAATGATTGGCAAACAATTTTTTCTCAAATTCATTCTCGGTAACCACATCTTGTCACaggaaaataaatataatatagaaTAATTATAGGCAATGCCATATTTTGGAAAAGTGACAATGCAAAATAAGTTGCACATGGTAAGGTGGTAAATGTATAAATTTGCAGCAACTTGTGTTAAATTACCTTCAATGATTTCTTTAAGCTCTTGTTTTCATTTTAAATATTGTGCAGAATGTTCAACCTGTAGTTAATGCTGCAGCAATGAAGTGTACAAAATGGGTTAAAAATTAAAGGACTTTGATATATTTCTCTACTCTAAATTTTAGGGATGGCAGGATCAAAATGGAAAGAAGTCATGACACCTTTCTGCAGATAGCACAAGATTAGAATCTTTGGTTGATGATTCAGATGAGTGCATAAGATGGTAACTTATAGCCCAACAAATGATCTTTTTCACACCTAGTAAAAAGGAACAGTGGCATAAAATCAGTATTATGGCAGCAAATCTAAAATTTTCATACTTAAATGCTTCATTTGCTTCAAATAAAAATGGGGAGAAAAGGTTAAAAAGAATGCATACTTTTGGTTGTTAGGACTTGATCTTTGATGCAGAGAGTCTCCAGGTCAGAACATTCCAATCCAATTCTGCTGAGaaccgaaaataaaaaaaaaaaattcacatctTAAGTATAAAAATGGAAACACATGAAATTATTTCTTAGGATTTAAAACAAGATAAAGTATATAGACCTTAGTAcacaatttaaatattgattatTAAATCTGATCAATTGATTATCTAAATAATTTGAGTATACTGAAAGATTAGTTTGCTCACAAAATAGTCCCTCAACATTGTTTAATTTTATTGAAATGTTGTATGAGGCAAACCTTTGCAGTATTAAACACAATATTCTTGTAGTCTGGTAAGATGTTCACTGACCATGTCGGCAATTGATACAAATTGCCGCTAAAATTCACAATCACATCAATTGTAGTATTGATGTTAGCAAGGAAAGCAGCACACACATTATCTATTTTGTAAACTACAACATGAGAGCTCAAAGAGCAGAAACTATAAAGCATATAATGATGATTTAATAAGATATTAGAAACATAATAAGCTTGAAGAAATTTAAGAAAATCTGATATAAGTTTTAAAAAGTGCTAATCATATATACTTCTATATTTGGATCAAGAGATGTAACTGCTGGATCAGTAGCAATCAATGCTTCTTCACAAAGCTTTATGAAATTATGCAAATTTTTAAGATGTCCCCACTTAAGCTGTCTAATGATTCCtgcataatatataaattaaattttagattCTCTTTAGAACCAAAATaagatagataaataaataaatatcatatCATATTCATCAAGTGGTGCATCATAGTCATAACTAGTAGCAACAAAAGGTCCACATGTGGTTCTACCAAAATTGGTTCCTCCAGGATACTGTTTCACATCAAAACTTTGTGCTATCAACTCAATTCTTTTCTCATATATGTATAATAACAAACTTAGAAGATATCATAGGTTTCAATACCATATAGTAGTTCATAAATGTTCCACCAAGTTGATAAAATCTTGCCATAACAAATGCAAGATCTTCCACAGGTTTGTAAGATACAGCTCCACCATAATAAAGAAACCTGCCGTTGCAAATCAAAGAATTCAAAGTCACTTAGACCCCTTTTTTTCGGTCTTTGTCCACGCTTTTTTATCAAGAATCTAACTAACTTAGCTCGAGTAACTGACCATCCGTTAaggcaggtaatgagctcatttgtcggttttgaCCCACACCCGACGCAATctgactcgcaagtcagataaggcattccagtgGCATAACCTTTGTAAGGTTCGAACCTCTTGCAAGCGCTGATTTTCCAActgaagtatgccgaacatgacTTCTGCAAGTACTTGCAAGCTTTGATTCTCCGGCTGAAGCATGTGACCATTTCTTCTGGAAGTCATTCCATATTTATGGGTGTCCCCGCACAATCATTCATATATAAAGCCAACGGCTTAACATTTTCAAATCGGCACCATAACTATTTACTTTCcgtcaccctctcgtgacctttCAATCATTCTCATAATCACACGTGCCAATTTATCTTTTCTCTTTCATTAAGGTCCAAGCCCATCTTTATACAACtttccctaagtattttatggaaattgaattaaaagattATTAtattagtggtgcacgaaattgtgatcatcaatggcgccaacaacttgatacgcacaattgtaatctcaactctttgtcacaactccgcacaactaaccagcaagtgtactgggtcgtccaagtaataaaccttacgtgagtaagggtcgatcctacggagattgtcggcttgaagcaagctatggtcatcttgtaaatctcagtcaggaggattcaaatggttatggaatttaagataattaaaatatgaataaaatatataataggatagagatagtgagaatttcagataagcatatgaagatgctttgttcctcctgaacctctactttcctattgccttcatccaatcattcatactcctttacatgacaagctttatgttgggtttcaccgttgtcaatggctacctcccgtcctctcagtgaaaatggtccaaatgcactgtcaacacacgactaatcatctgtcggttctcgatcatgttggaataggatccattgatccttttatgtCTATCACTAcgtccaacactcgcgagtttgaagctcgtcatagtcatcccttcctagatcctactcaaaataccacagacaaggtttagactttccggatctcaggaatggccgccaataattctagcctataccacgaaggttccaatcttagattagaaacccaagagatacacattcaagcttgtttgcatgtagaacagagatggttgtcaggcacgcgttcataggtgagaatggtgatgagtgtcacggatcatcacattcatcaagttgaagaacgagtgatatcttagagaagaaataggcttgagttgaatagaaaaacaatagtactttgcattaattcatgaagaacatcagagctccacaccttaatctatggtgtgtagaaactccaccgttgaaaatacataagaacaaaagggttaggcatggcctgaatggccagcctcccaaagatgaaaagtattccaagatcaaaagtatgaaaatacaatagtaaaaggtcatatttatagaaaactagtagcctagggttacaaaaataagtaattaatgcagaaatcttctttcgggcccacttggtgtgtgcttgggctgagcattgaagctttcacatgtagagacttttcttggagttaaacgccagcttttgtgccagtttgggcatttaactccagcttttatgccagttctggcattttgacgccagaatatttatgctgacttgaaacgccagtttgggccattaaatctcgagcaaagtatggactattatatattgctggaaagtccaggatgtctactttccaacgcaattgagagaacgccatttgggtttctgtagctccagaaaattaacttctagtgcagggaggtcagaatccaacagcatctgcggtcctttttcagcctctgaatcagatttttgctcaggtccctcaatttcagccagaaaatacctgaaatcacataaaaacacacaaactcatagtaaattctagaaatgtgatttttatttaaaaactaataaaaatataataaaaagtgactaaaacatattaaaaactacctaaaaataatgccaaaaagcgtataaattatccgctcatcacaacaccaaacttaaattgttgcttgtccccaagcaactgaaaatcaaataggataaaaagaagagaatatacgatgaattccaaaaacatctatgaagatcagtcttaattagatgagcgggcttattagctttttgcttctgaacagttttggcatctcactctatcctttgaagttcagaatgattggcatctataggaactcagaattcagatagtgttattgactctccttgttcagtatgttgattcttgaacacagctactttatgagtcttggccatgaccctaagcattttgttttccagtattaccaccggatacataaatgccacagacacataattgggtgaacattttcagattgtgactcagctttgctagagtccccaattagaggtgtccagagctcttaagcacactctttttgctttagaccacggctttaaccgctcagtctcaagttttcacttgacatcttcacaccacaagcacatggttagggatagcttggtttagccgcttaggccaggatgttattcctgtgggccctcctatccactgatgctcaaagccttggatcctttttattttacccttaccttttggtttaaagggatattggctttttctacttgctttttctttttctttctcttttttttttcgcattttttttctttcgccatttttttcgcaagcttattctttttcactgctttttcttgcttcaagaatcatttttatgatttttcagattatcaataacatttttccttttccattattctttcaagagccaacaattttaacattcatagacaacaaattcaaaaatattcactgttcaagcattcattcagaaaacaaaaagtattgccaccacatcaaaataattaatctattttaaaattcgaaattcatgtacttctttttctttttcaattaaaaacatttttcatttaagaaaggtgatggattcataggacattcatagcttcaaggcatagacactaagacaccaatgatcatgtagtaaagacacaaacatagatagaacataaagcataggaaacgaaaaacagaaaaataaagaacaagaaaattaaagaacgggtccaccttagtgatagcGGCTTGTTCTTActtttgaagatcttatggagtgtttgagctcctcaatgtctcttccttgcctttgttgctcctccctcatgactctttggtcttctctaatttcatggaggaggatggaatgctcttggtgctccacccttagttgtcccatattggaacttaattctcctagggaagtgttgatttgctcccaatagttttgtagaggaaaatgcatcccttgaggcatctcagaaatctcatgatgaggaatttcctcatgctcttggtgaggttcatgagtgggctctcttgtttgctccattcttttcttagtgatgggcttgtcctcatcaatgaggatgtcttcctctatgtcaattccagctgaattgcagaggtgacaaatgagatgagggaaggctaaccttgccaaagtggaggacttgtccgccaccttgtagagttctagggatataacctcatgaacttctacttcctctccaatcatgatgctatggatcatgatagcccggtctatagtaacttcagaccggttgctagtgggaatgattgagcgttggataaactccaaccatcccctagccacgggcttgaggtcatgccttcttagttgaaccggcttccctcttgaatctctcttccattgagcgccctcttcacaaatgtctatgaggacttagtctaacctttgatcaaagttgacccttctagtgtaggggcgtgcatctccttgcatcatgggcaagttgaatgccaaccgtacattttccggactgaaatctaagcatttcccccggaccattgtaagataattctttgggtccggattcacactttgatcatggttcttggtgatccatgcattggcataaaactcttgaaccattaagattccgacttgttgaatggggttagtgagaactttccaacctcttcttcgaatctcatgtcggatctccggatattcaccctttttgagtttgaaagggacctcggggatcaccttcttcttggccacaacttcatagaagtggtcttgatggatcttcgagatgaatctctccatctcccatgacttggaggcagaagcttttgccttccctttcctctttctagaggtttctctggcctttggtgccataaatggttatggaaaaacaaaaagcaacgcttttaccacaccaaacttagaatatttgctcgtcctcaagcaaaagaagaaagaaaagagtagaagaagaagaaatagaggggatggagggggtttagtggttcggccaagggagagaagtagtgtttatgatgtgtgaaaaatgaaggagtgaagatggatttatataggagtggagagaggggtagggttcggctatgaatgggtgggtttggaagggaaagtggtttgaatttgaatggtaaggtaggtggggttttatgatggatggatgtggattggtgaagagattatggagaagagggtaggatttgataggtgaggggtttttggggaagaggtattgaggtgattggagaagggtatttggggaagggtgttatgggaaggtatgaagaagagagagagagagatgaggtaggtgggatcctgtggggtccacagatcctgaggtgtcaaggatttctcatccctgcaccatgttggcgtggAAACACCAGCTTTTCTctcttttctggcattaaacgctagttctgtgcccctttctggcgttaaacgccagtctggtgcctatttctagtgttaaacgcccataatggtgccagactgggcgtttaacgcccattctactacccttactggcgtttaaacgccagtaagcttctcctccaaggtgtgctatttttaataatgtttttcattctgtttttgctttttcagttgtttttgtgacttcacatgatcatcaagccatagaaa from Arachis ipaensis cultivar K30076 chromosome B09, Araip1.1, whole genome shotgun sequence includes these protein-coding regions:
- the LOC107615705 gene encoding beta-galactosidase 6-like codes for the protein MTSRRNGHMLQPENQSLQVLAEVMFGILQLENQRLQEIASGVGQNRQMSSLPALTDVTLNSLICNGRFLYYGGAVSYKPVEDLAFVMARFYQLGGTFMNYYMYPGGTNFGRTTCGPFVATSYDYDAPLDEYGIIRQLKWGHLKNLHNFIKLCEEALIATDPAVTSLDPNIEVYMIIYKIDNVCAAFLANINTTIDVIVNFSGNLYQLPTWSVNILPDYKNIVFNTAKDVVTENKFEKKLFANHCFSFSLQRNLLRRTYRLCTLSTITSHAVELRILSKTTSHAAKKSATPEI